DNA sequence from the Malus sylvestris chromosome 10, drMalSylv7.2, whole genome shotgun sequence genome:
taatatggtttaacTTTGCTTTTGGTAAGAATCAAACTGAATAccttacttacaaataaagaggaatattacaagaccgtaatattaagtggCCATAAACAACAACTTTGGTACCTCACCAACCATATTCATGACACCAACTCTAGGACCAACTCTATTCACATATCAACGATATTGCCACGAAAGACCCCTATTTTCTTAAACCTGCAATTAGGTCCCCTCCATTGGGACCCTCATAGGGTGGCCGCCTGGCCGGTTTTGGGGTGGGTGTGCGTGGGTGTGGTGGTGTCACTTGGATAGAGAAAAAAAGTCCTCTCCACCTCTCTGCATGTAATGAGGTTTTAACACCTCACTAACAAATTCAACACCGTAACCTTAAACCTTTTGCATGCATCCTTGTTCACGCAGTTGTGAATAACAAACTTTTACTGTTACAAATTTTATAATTGAaatgtttattattttaattatttaaagatcatatcaataaaaataaaaaaaaatcaaattgaagATCGTTTAGTCATTTATGTTTATAATCAACAAGTAAAAATTACAGTTCATGATGAAAATCTatttatttgatatatataGATGACTAAACAATCTCTAATGAtctttaaaataaatagtaaatgATCCCAACTATGAAAGTGCAAGATACAAATTTGTTAATCACAATTGAATAAACAATGCGTTACACCTTTGAGATAGACCAAGTATTATGGATACATGGTGTGGCTCATTGTCATTTTTCTCCTTCCGCGATTCTGGGTTTAAGTCAGAAAATCATTGTAGGCACGTAGAAAGGCAGGTCTTCATCAAGCACTATCATGAAAAGGACAAGCTTAAAACAAGCATTTTGTCTATAAAATCCCAGATGCACATTGAAGTTTTGCACCCAAAtatcaaaagataaacatacctTTAATTATTCGTTCCCATTATTCGTGCTTAATTATATTCCATGGCTCTCACAAATCTACAAGGCCAACACCTCTTCTCAGCCTTTCTTTTAACTTCGCCATGCCATGCCATTTGCTCCACCCAAGCATTTTGCCCCCAGCTTGAAGACCAAACCATGCTGAAGAGGCACCAGAACTGGACGGCCCGATTCCAGCAGGTACGTTTATTAGGATGCAGAAAAGAAGGAGAGGCGATACATGATATTCAAAGATAAAGTGGACTTCAATGAGGTGAAAATCCTGGCCGTCAAGGTGGTCTAATTGGGCAGtgctttccaattcatccaacGCAATGGGTCAACACTCAGAAGTCTGCATTCCAAACACTTTCCTAAACGGGTACGTATGTGCCATCGCGGACCAGCCAGTTTCTGTAGTCAATACTAGTATAGTGTGTTCATCATTATTGCCTTAGACCATGGTGTTACCTCAGCTGGATACAAGACTAGTAGTGATGGACTAAGCATTGGCTTGTGAAGAATTCTCGGCCCCTTGGGGCACAAAATGGAGAGAGTGGATTATGGGGCATTCATGCCAGAGGAAGGACTCTTGTCTAATGGAGTGATGAAAGATGGAAACGATAAAGCCACGTGGACTAGCCCCGGTGCCAAGGGTGGGTAAAGTGATGGATAGGAGTATGCTCGGTACAAAAATCCTCTAATGTAacaaaaaaagggaagaaaagaaaatgataatgTATAGAGTGGGTAAATTAAGACTAGATAGTTAACTTAAGGTTAATTAATAAAGCAATCACTACTGTGATATTTGCCACCAGAAGATGAGCAACGTTGCTCTTGTACCTGTTTAATTTATGGGAGCTGTAACAGATCAGAACCAGCCATGCATACTTGATATATGAAAATGTCTAAGGATATATATATGGAACTAGAACTTAGAAAGTACGGTGTTCGTTGCTACAACTTCAAATACAAACCGTATAGCTAGCTTTCTGTACGTACGTACGCAGTAAACATTATTTAGAACAAACTAGCTAGCTAGAACTATATTTTTCAGAGAGGGAGAATAAATACATTATATATGATGAAGAGATGAATCTTTTCCATTGATAATGCTCCATTTCTACATCCATCGCCCACATATGCATCCCAGTTGAGCTCTTGTAGTGGTCCTGCAATGGACATGcatagaaaactaatgaaacaaTGTCGTTAAATTTCATAACGAATTAGTTACTGGTTAAACATGATCAATGCCATCAAATTTAGTTACAGAATTTCACTACATCATAACCAAAAATAATTCACGATATCATATATTAGATATGTAGTCTCTTCTCTCTATCACTCTTCTCAAGTGATTTTTGTAGAATTACTTCTTTGTCACGGTGAGCATCTCCGGCCCCCCTCTATCCCTTTTCTTGCGTGACTAACACTGTGATACGAAAGTTATTTGTCCCCGACTGTTTTTGGTCTACTGCATTTTTTCTTGTTGACAAGAAATTGTGTTTAACATGTTCAACAAGAAAGTGTAATAAACCTCTCCAACTTCCAGCCCTAATATACCGCGTGGCTTGAGCCAAAGTTGTTTGTGTAACTTATATTGGGTGATGTGAAAGTACGTATTATGTGATTTTGTTGAGCCTAATATATGTGGAATGCTTGCTCTACTACTACGAATTACAACATCCAACCGAAAACCAATTACCAATCGGTGGAGAATTAGGCTTAACATTATATAATACTGTGCAAGACTTTAAAGGTCCTGATATGATACTCTCTCAACATCAACTGGATCTAAGAAAAGAGTTCATGGCTAGCTAACAGAAGGAACTTTCTTATTAGTGAACACCAAGTGATCAATGTTTAACTTTTCAAAGGTAGAAACTTATAAATTTCGATGTGTAAAGATGAAGACCATGGTTTTGGTCTCTCGATGGATCCTTGGGATTTCGTGCAGAAAAGAGTTGGTATTTGTGGGGCAAATACAACTGCCTcacgagaaatttttaattgtgacggaaATACAAGTGGTataccacgtgttttaatagaagttgtgaaaaattttattttttaagttattaactttttagcacacatatcccactatttgtATAGTAACACGTGGTGTATCATCCTGTTtaccgatcacactgaaaaatctctcattgcCTCAAGGGAAATAAGTTATTATCTAGCCTTgagaatatatattaattaactgACTACCTAGCATATTGGCCTAATAACGATTACTTCCCCATGTCTCCTCCAAATAAAAACGTTAACAATTTGGATGTAAACAATACCAATCTTAACTTTGAATCTCAGTGCATTGTTACTAATCACTCGTACATAAACTTATTGGGCATGTTTGAGACTGTTTATCAAAGAGTTAAAAgtcttttttaacaaaaatacttCTGACCACATTTGGAAGAAAAGGTAAAAGCGTTTTTGAGATGTAGTAGTACTTTGTGAATTAAAGCACATGTTTTTccatgaagcataaaaaaaatctacaaGTACTTAATACAGAAGTAGTCTAATTGAACACTTTTTGCCACTTAATGAATGTGTAATTTTAGCTACTAGCAAGCTATAGCTTGACCTTGCCGATTGATGTCAATTAGCTTTTCATATCAACTTCAAATGGCCATACAACAAGCTTGGAAAATTGAATCCGGTCATTTTTTGTGGACTCCAAATTCCAATATTTTCCAGTGCTCATTGTCTCAAgatggacacacacacacacatatatattaaaACAAATTAGGAAGTACTGAAGCCATGTATAGAGTCAAtcataggaagaaaaaaaaattgcttggAACATTGTTTGGATATGATGCATAAGCAACAAAGCTAATTAATCACTTGAGTTTATAATTAATGGAACATATAATCCTAATTGTGTGGAATACAATAAGATTAAGATAACTAATACAAAAAACGCGAAGATCTCATATATGCATGCGATTGAATCATTGATGCATACCTCAACCAAGATTTTAGGACGCAGTAGTCTCTAGCTAAGAAAGGCAAcgaattctttaattaattaaggtgtgtgaatatcacatcccTTAATTAACAACTAAACAAATCATAtgtcaaccaacacacacacataaatatATGGTTTTGGATCCATCACGAGAATGATATATTGTTGCATGCATCCATACAAtacatataaatacaaaaaagggATTTGATTGGGGAGAATCATACTATTTTGCATAATGAGAATATACACACACATCAGTTTCAGCAATATACGTACGGTAATCCTTACGTCCAGAGTATAAGACTCATGAAAGGATGTACGTTTGTATCACAATGTATGGTGCACCCATGGGGAGCACTAAATCGCACAGAATCACAAAAGACcacaaaactaatgaaaaaaaaaaataagaagaaagaaagtatatataaacacaaACACACTAGCAAGATAGACATTTAATATTAAGGACAAAACAGAAACAGAGTTTTGTCTGATTGAttgtgagaaagagagagaaagtagtcTTGCCATCAAATATAGAGAGTGGTCATAGATGTGATCAAGTAAAAGGTACCCACCTCtaccaaattaaataagttCTTCATCGATATCACCCAGTGCACTATTAAGCTATAGGCTGTAGCCTGCAGTAACTAAAGTTCGATCTTGcaaattagggttgtttgggATTAGGGTTTTATGATGAAATAGAGATCTCAGTCTCAAATTTTAGTCAGAATTTTGAATCgtataaatttcaaattaattaacCTATCTCCTCCATCTATCCTTTCAGTTTGAATTCCCTTTTTCAAGAATTGTTTAAAACTAATTGAACATGAAGCTGATCATGAATTACCATGACCAGTTATATATCTACAGCAGCAGATCGAGAGTAGCTACCATATGTATATAGTACTTGACGATCGGGtaacaaattaaaaagaaaaagaaaatttaccaTTTAATAATCTTCAGAAGGCCAAAGTAACTATTTAAGAAGTGATCTGCTTCAGAGTACCCTCGTCGTTAATTGCCTTAAGCTGAccgttcctcttcttcttcttcttcttcttgtacgGAATCCCTCTTGCTTTAGCCTGACACTCCTTCACTTCACGTAAGTAAACCCGAATAGCTCCATTCCCAAAAGGGTTTGTCTCCGGAGACCCTCCATGCTCCTCGTAGGCAGCACGGAGGCGTCCGATCAGCGCGTCCAGACTGCCCCATGCCTGCCTGAGGGGGCAGGTGCACGGGGCAGGCGGGTCAGGCTGCCCAAAGAAGACGCAACCGTGTAAGTGAACCTTAGTCTTTCCGAACTGATCCAAGTAGCGGAGGAAATCGAGGACGTGGTTGCAGTTGCAATGAGAGAGTGAGACTGGAGGTGATTGGTTCTTCAAGTACTGGCCGAAAGTGTTCCAGTCGCGGCGTTTCTGAGACTCGTATCGGCTGAGGGGTTGAGGTGCTTTCTGTTGCTGAGAAGTGGATCgtgatgaggaggaggaggagccctCGATGGGAGTGGAATCTTTTCTTCGATGACTGTGATCATGATGGGGTGCAGACATGATATTATTGTGGTGGTGGTTGTGGAGGAATTCCTGTGTATTTTTGGCAAGAAATAGAGAAATGACAAGGGGTAAAAAAaggaagcaaatggagaaaaagaaggaagcaaatgGAAGAAAGAATGAATAGCGTATAGGTTATAGTGCAATGAAAGAAAGACGAAAATCACATCTTGATGAAGTCTATTGAGAGGACTTGTCATGGGCCCTATGAAGGTGCTTTATGTTCCTCTTTTTCTCTCCCCTTCCCcacgactctctctctctctctctctctctctctctctctctctctctctctcaggttATTTTGACACTATTAGCACTAactatattttatttatgctaATGTAGTATATAGTGATATAGGGTACTACTCATCGCAAAAgaattaaataaaacaaaatattagccaCAGATCACTATATAGTAATGCTAATATGATATGCCATCATCCATGCAATGATTACCATTTTCATATTGAATTCACATTGTAATCACTAATCACATATCATATTTATGGACCCAGGTTAATTACACACGAATATATCTACATACATATGTGAACAAAAATGAGAATttactctttttattttattttatataatctagcacaagggaaaaaaataaaaattagttacCGTTCCTCGGATGCCTTACTATATATCAACTGTAGT
Encoded proteins:
- the LOC126587577 gene encoding protein LIGHT-DEPENDENT SHORT HYPOCOTYLS 10-like, with the translated sequence MSAPHHDHSHRRKDSTPIEGSSSSSSRSTSQQQKAPQPLSRYESQKRRDWNTFGQYLKNQSPPVSLSHCNCNHVLDFLRYLDQFGKTKVHLHGCVFFGQPDPPAPCTCPLRQAWGSLDALIGRLRAAYEEHGGSPETNPFGNGAIRVYLREVKECQAKARGIPYKKKKKKKRNGQLKAINDEGTLKQITS